Part of the Quercus robur chromosome 5, dhQueRobu3.1, whole genome shotgun sequence genome, TGACGgtttcaattacttttttttttcctgttaaaCGTGGACGTCAGGACGTGATATTTTCATttgacttttttatttaaaaaataaaggtataaaataagattttttttagcTAGTTTGGGATTTgcagaaattttcaatttatttgtaattttagtttatttttactattatttataaattttattatattttttgatattatttatggaTTTAATTATACtgttcaacttatttttttaacttttttttctatattttcaacaaaaaaaattttctatttcaaCTATATAAGTTGTTCCTAAATAAATCCTTAGCCTTGATAATATTCTTAATTGATGAAcaatttttacataaattttctattattttattttaatttttcatcatttcgGAGTTGAGACTTGCATGATCCAATGGATCAAGGACAATATTTATTACATATAATTTATTGTACACTATGTATCCGTTTAAGATGagctaaaaaattcagtttatttacacttttaacttatttttttattatttatgagtcttaCTATATTTATTGATATTACTTATAGGCTCTACtgtactattcagcttatttttaatctaatttctacatttttaataaaaaaattttaattttaactaaataagtgGTTCCTATACAAAAACCGTacttactaatttttttttcccatggaTCAAAATAGAGTTAAATGTATTTTGATGCCGTGGCTACTAGCTAGTCTAGTAACTGCTAATTGTTGAAAGCAATATGTAGGCAATAGTTTTCTTCCAACCtgttgagtttttatttatttattttatttgaaaaatggtataaaaatacatttgtatttaaaaaaataactccaCCTACTACGGTGAAAATAGAGTCACATGGATTGAGATGTGGGGGGTAGCTGGTAGCTAATAATTAGTATAATATTTAGGACAATATAAAGAAGCACTTAGTGCACTCACAATAAATATGCTAAATAACTCAAAAGTTATTTTAGCATCTCAACCACACAAAAAAGCCCTCCAATAAAGATGCTATAGCTAAATTATTTAGCTATATTTTACCTTCATGCTACAATGAGCTGCTATCAATAACAGCTCACTATAGCACGAAGGTAaacataaaatttctttttttattcaaggTTTTCAAatccggaccgttcattgaaccgtaaaagagagaggttcaagatttttgaggtCGAATCGAGGTCGAACCGGGGTCAAACCaagatgacgtcataattaatttaataattatttaaatataaataaatatattaaatttgtaaatattagcaaaatttactaaaaatatcttaaaaattgaaacaaaatacataaaatagtaCATTATAaggttaataaaaaatagtacaacataaataagcataaaaagaaatttttataataatcctTTAAGAGAAATCATTTCAATTAACTAAaaatgacttttaaaataaattcataaattgcATAGGTattattcttaaataaaaatttaatttagtaatatttaatatgttGAGAAAGATGACATAGAAGTTTAGAAACTATAAATCAtgtaaatttaatataaatttaataatattgcATATTAGCTCCCAAGAAGAGCACTTCGTCCGTTGGTCATAGCTTTAGTCTTACTTACAAGGTGTGAGAGCTTAGGTTCGAATCCTGGGAGCcgcatttttctttaatttttcccTATTCCATGATTGGTTAAACCAGCCTACAATTTGTCCGGTACCCGGTTCTCTAGGCTTAAAAAACCAGATTTCAGTCCGATTCCCAATTTTTCTGGTAGAACCGCTCGGTCCAGTCcaggtttcaaaaccttgttTTTATTCCCTCCTTTCTTATAAAAATCTATAATGGCTCCTCTCTCACTTCTCTGTTTctgttctctcttttctctctctctctcgtcatTGGTTTCGTGGGTCGATTGGTTCTTGGGTATAAGTGTGGGTCGAAGTGGTTCGCGGGTCGATTTGTGGGTCTAATTGGTTCATGGGTATCAGCGTGGTTTGTGGGTCCGTGGGTATCAGCTTGGTTTGTGGGTATCAGTGTGGTTGTGCTGTGGGTATTAGCGTGGTTGTCTGTGGGTTTCAGCGTGGGTCAATTTGTTTGATTTCTATTAAGTTTTGCTGTGGTTTGATTTCTGATTTGGtccaattgtttttttttttttttttttttgctgctgtgatttgtggttgtggttggtggggCAACgatggaggtggtggaggtggttgtTGCTATTGTGTTGGTTTTTGTGGCGGatgtatattattattttaatgagttatttatattattttaaatgagttgCCATATATAGAGTctttgatgttgggtgtattataaagtaggttgttaaaatagataaagttgCTTTTTAAGTTGCTAAAAGCTATAATTTTTAGCTTGCTTACTGTAAATGCTCAGTCAACAATTTGTTTGGATTGCCAtgttttattggtttattttatttgaaattttttttaaatgaattaaatGGTTATATGCTTGACTCGAAGAATGAATGCTTATAATCTATAtccatatatatagagagagagaggattaaTCCCTtccaaatattttgaaaaatcaactgaaagattggtttctgctaatggtactcaaatgaaaattaaatatgaattaaataattCTCATGTTTGCCATGATAATGTCTGTTTCAAGGTTCTTTCTGTTCTTGTTAAAAACATGATTGATAAAGTAATTCTTGGACTTCCATTTATAAATGCTTTGtatccttttcttgttgaacatgatggaattactacttatccttttggacaaaaagtaaaattcaaatttgcttcaaagtttgaaattgatactGATGATGCTTTAAATCTGATTCATGCCAAAATCAAACATCTTAACTTCCTTAAGCAAGAAGTTAGatacaagaaatatatatatatatatatatatatatatatatatatctaaaaacacatttattgttgctacttTATTATTGAGCCACATAAGCATCacgttattatttttttcccatctttagagcatccacagtaaTGCTcttaaaatagctttttagttattttatagctccaaacaaacaaaaacaccaCACAACAATGTTGctaaacttaaaatattttaccaactTGCTACAGTGAACTATTAGTAATAGGTTAGTAGCAACTCACTGTAGCAAGTTACtacaaatattaaattattttatctttcttctctcattattaaattagtttctctctctctctctctctcaagtgtATCCATGTGTagtgtttattatatttattttatttgtttgtttatattattttaatgtgttgtttgttaaaataaaacttttgatgttaggtgtattgtaaagtaagttgttaaaatagataaagtaaatttttaagttgctaaaagttaaattttttttttttaataaccttGTTGTGAATATTGAGTATTGCAAAATTAATTATGTTTGGCCAACGTGATGCACTACACACCATCATAAACTCTAATCGTCTATTGTTTACATTGAAAACTCCTTTCAACATTGaatgttattttctttccatcattatatatgtgtgtgtgggtgtgtacGCGTGCGTGCGCGATACATTTTGTTACACAATTATTGGGCCACATCATCCACTtattttctacttcttcttttctcttttaaaacTTTCTTCTCactactccaaaaaaaaaaaaaaaaaaaaaaaaaaaaaacaaaacaaaacaaaaaccttttCTACTCCCTATTAGTCCACACCTATGGTTACACTTACTCCAACCTTTCACTTCCCCCTTTGCCTCTTTACCTCCCCTGCTACTCTCTACTTCATCGTTACACTTCATTcaccattttctctttcttataatttgtttcttttccttcccattttattttgtataaatttgatatcattccctccattcaatccatatttttcccATACAAAAACTatgagtactctctctctctctctctctctactttcttttggtgaatttttgttctttcttataatgCTAATTAAggttgattttttaaaaatttgtgttttggtattgtgtttCAATTTTCCATCACAAAATCTTCCCTCTCCCTTTTATaactttggttgaattttggtttgggttaatactagttattttttgaaaacacaatcTTGAGCACTTTTCAAGGAGACTAGAATCTTATTGAGCACTTTTCAATAATATAAGCATTTGTTTTGTTAAAGCTGTGACCCTATAATAATAGTATTTGTCTTGTAGATGTATAATAATATAAGTGTACCGTAAAAAGTAactttagcaaattttttttttttgtgctaaacTTAAtagaagaaaatgtttaataattAACTTATTTAGTGTATTTTTTTCATGTAACCAAGAAAAGAGTGatagaaacaaaagaaatcaCAAAGAAAATCAAGCTATCATTACGACTACAGGTTTTGTACCAATGGCTTGATTTTCTTTGCgatttcttttgtttctatCACTCTTTTCCTagttacatgaaaaaaaaaatacactaaatGAGTTAATTATTAAACATTTGCTTCTATTAAgtttagcacaaaaaaaaaaaaaattggtaaagttACTTTTTACAGTACACTTATATTATTATACATTCACCTGTTACGTAGTTAAAAAGAAAGCCACATCTTTGATAAGTTGTAATTATTTAgtcaacaaaaacataattaaaaccaAGGACCATATTACAAATATCaatataaagattaaaaaaatttgtgatagataaacttattataaaagttaaaaactaaaaaactaactTAACAACACCACCTCAGAATATATTGTAAACTAACTAACATGAAAAGCTTAATCAAATTTTAGAGATCcactaatttaattaaataattatatacaaaaaacaTGCATAGCTTCGACAAATTGCTAAAGTTTagcacacaaaataaaaatgctaaagttactTTTTACGGTACACTTATATTATTATACATCTACAAGACAAATACTATTATTATAGGGTCATAgctttaacaaaacaaaatgcttATATTATTGAAAAGTGCTCAATAAGATTCTAGTCTCCTTGCAGTTTTACACAATCTACATGactatgaatttgaatatgcttacccattgtttgaaattttgaataataaattattataaagtctATCTTTTATTCATTcggtttcattttaattttggttaagataacattgtaattttgtaatgagttttgattattatgataattttcttattccttaataagagatgagaaatttgaataataaatttgaaaattataaaatttagttgtatattaggcaaatataacattttttttgaggaaatagGCAAATATAACATAGTACAACAAAAGTTAGAAGGATATGgttcacattaaaaaatattaattaaacacacacaaaaataatagcatgatatatttgtaaagataaaaagatataaaaaaatacttgtagattttttttttaaaaaaaattgacaatactTGAAGTAAttgttcatttttatatattacaccatattacataatatttatatatattttcacgcAGCGTGTGGGTATGTGGCCAGTAATATTAAAATACCTCCCAATAGAGCACaaattttacaagaaaattaatatataaagcattctcaaatttcacaaaatcaaaatttagagGGAACAAAAAAAGGTGGACAAATTAAGGGGGGTAAAAATGAAAATCGGACAAAtaaaactaatttatttataaattaaaaatgatggAAGTAAAAGAAACAATTCATTTGAGTGTTTGAAAGAAACAATTCATCCGACAAACATCTCACATTAGCATCCATCCAAATCCAATGACTTCTATCTTCTTACTTTGGCTCATTTTGTTGTTATTAGAATATTACCCCAACTTATAAGGAAAAGACCATGTACACTGGGGATCTATCTACCAGTGGAAATTGGGTGTACGGTTTCGCACAACAAATTAGAATATTTCCTTTGTGTCCTCTGAAATTTTCGCTTCTTTTTTGAGTTGGATACActtttggtggtttttttttttttttttcaccactaGTGCGGATGCCTTGGCTTCTCTGGGGAGATCACAGTTTtaagtatttttctttgtttgaaacTCCCCTTACTTCTATGTTTAATATTGCCGTTTTTGATAATCAGAAGATTATACCATCAGCTTTATTCCTACTATTTAGTTTACGTATCTCCTAAAttacgagagagagagatcaaagtTACTAGTAAAAGACTTGAAGAAGGccaagtacaaaaaataaaaaaagactttgAAATGACTCAATGCCCGACAGTATTTACCTTATTAATGACAAGGGCCAATACATTATCAATGGAGCAATGGGTATTTAACTATAAGTTGTACCTGCCTGTGTATGAATTAGAGTCTGGCCATTCAGTGCagaacccaaaaagaaaaattgaatattaaaACTTGGCTCATATGCCTAATGCTAATGCTTAAACTCACAAGTCACATCCACTAGCTTAATGGAGCATGCAAATTAGCTCACATAAACCTTTCAAGGGACTCAAAAGCTAGAATTGTTTAGGTCACATTCCTATCAATTTCAGCCAAGCAAGCCAGATAGCTCAAATTGGAAAATGCTAGAAAATTTGGGtgtgttcttgtgtttgatattttttgggtttgtgttaaTGTTAATGCTGTGACCAGATCTTAATTCATGTGTTTTttagtctttaatttttttttcttttgttaaaattgataatttttttttaaaaaattagatgctaatgtgacattttttattataattttattaattatgtcAATGTCTAATATTGATTACCAACCGACCTCTAGTCGAAATGGTACCTCTAGTCAGTATTAACTCCCTTTTAATGTAGTCCAACATTTAGTATAGCTAAAGGAAAAAGTTTGATAATATCAATTATCACATACTCCATCCAAGTAAATTTGGAGTATTAGTAAATagtaatgtaaaaaaaaaaaaaaaaaaacaaaaaacaacatgtctcttaagatttattgtaaaaatattgtagcataattttttttattggattataTTTGGGGcctaattattaatattattttttttttggtaaaccgggaaagtaatattaattaaGAAGTGCTATTACAAGAACCAAAAGGGACCATCCTAGTCCGAGCTGTCCCCAGTGAATCAGCTAACAAAAAGGGGATTACAACAGGGGGAGGGGAATTAAAACGATTACAAACAGAGGATATATTAGCTCCTAACTTGGCTAAGGCATCAGCACAACAATTTGCCTCTCTATAGCAGTGAGTCATCCTAGCTTGAGGCAGCTGCAGAAGAAACTCACTGCAATCATCAACAAGAACCGAAAGATCcctaattattaatattattattggtatgaaaatatgttaaattattagtatatgtgtgtgtgtgaggcCATACACTTTGTATTGAATATTTgtgtattttattaaaataaaaaagcaaataaagtgggtaaattttgaaaataaatgatagGTGGGCCGGATGTCCTGgcccataaaaaagaaagggctAGTTGCCTAGTTGGAACCCGATTGCGTTGgggaatttgaaaaaaaaaaaaaaaatgaaaaaagaaaaaagtgaccGTTGGAAAATAGTCGGTGTGGTGTCAAATAAATAGGACCAGGTTCAGAAGTTTCTCTCTCTGTTCTCACAGACACTCTGAAACAAAGAAACACAGACAGAATACACTCAGCGTTTTGAATTtagggagaaagagaaagaagtgaAAGATTTTGCTTTTGAATCTGAAGTGTGTTCATCTCGAACGCACGCACGCTCGCTCGCTCGCTCTCTGTGTGGAAGAAGCAACTCCAATTCTCTCTTTTCCAGTAagcctaaccctaaccctaaccctaaccctaataCTAACCCATACccgtgtttgtgtttgtgtttgtgttaccGTTTCAGTTTCCGTACaccaaaccctaaccctaacatAGAAAAGTACAAGCATCACATTTTAATCTTAATCTGTTAAATTTAGGAAAGAGCATCCATTGTTAAATGACAATTAACTCTCTTGTCCTAAAATGGAAAAGGGAATACGAAAGCATGCATGGTTCCAAGGCTAGTCCTAtttctttagaaaaataaaaagaaagaaaagaaggcaGGGCCAAAGAAAAGAGGATGATATGATAAAATAGACATGTGGTAGTTGATCTCGCTGCACATacgttttcaatttttttaattttttattattagttctaTTATAGGTTTGGCGAATATAGATGTTCTGCAGGACAGAGATGGATTTCAGTCCTAGTCCTCGGTCAAATGTAGTTGGTTTCAAATTTGACCCCAGAGACCATGAGTTGCTCTCATACTTCCTCTACAAGAAGGTTAATGGACAGTCATTGGATCTCTACTGTGGTTTTATCTCTGATTTTGATCTCTACGGAGCCCATCAGCCTGATCAGATTTGGGATCTTTTTGGCGGTTCCTTTTTGCGAGAAGATGAGGACCTCTATTTCTTTACCACTTTGAATTTTAAGGGTAAGGGTAAGGCCAAGGGTAGCCGTGGCAGCCGCATTTGTCGCACAATCAGCTCCGGAGGAACTTGGAGTAATGAGGGCTCTAAGGTTATATATGACGCCCACAGCAGCCTACCTATTGGATTAAAGCGTTGGTTTCACTATGAGAACGCTCAGTCGCCACAGAATGGCTGTTGGATCATGCACGAGTTCACCCTTGATGTTGAGGGTTCCTCACTGCGGTTGCCTTCTTCTGATCAGGCTGTTGTTGCCTCCTCTGTATTGTGCCGGCTACGTAGAAACGATCAAGCCAAGACTGCTTCTAGGAAGAGGAAAGTTCAGCCACAGCCCCTCCCTCAACAAGATTGTCCAAGAAAGAAGCAGCGGGCTGCCGAGCATGCTACTACCACTGATGCATCTGATGACACTCTTCTGCCCCTGATTATTCCCGTTTCTAACCAGCATTCTGTCATTCACATTGATGCCATTGCTTCCCCTGCTGCTGCTACTGCATCTGAGCAGACTCTTCCACCGATGGTTACTATATCTGATCCTGTTTCAGAATCAGAATTTGGGCCTGATATATTCAATACTAATTTTGAGGATGAAGATTTCTGCTCGGATGATCTGGATCAATTTTTGACTGAGTTTTTGGGGGATCTTACCGATTGTGACGACACCCCACTCTTATAGTacattcttgtatttttatttttttatttttggtggacTAGCAAAGCCAAACTCCCACTGGCTCATTGTTTTTTGTGCCATTAGATTAGATTTACTTATGACTTAGAATAGTTCAAAGTGAGTGCAATTGTAAATTCCTTTTCTTAAGTTGGAATCACTCtactctttatctttttttttttcttctttacaggTGTCAAATATCTTTACTTGAATTAAACCCCTATCTTGAATGTTATTGGTtcaatatttacaaatttttttcattagctGAGATATTTTGTGCTATTTTGATGACTGGCTCTTGGAATCTATTCCAAAATTGGCTTGTTTTGCAACcatattttctaataatttcTAAACTTCTGTGCTGGCTCTTTTATTTATAGAAGTTTTCAAATGACCTATTTATTCgcctaaacattttttttccatcatctaTGACATTATTCTATTCCCATTTCCCGCAAATTTGGTGAGCATATAGGTCATAAATAAACCAGTGCCTatcaactttaaaataaaataaaaactatttattaATGTGCAGGTTTAGAAGGAAACTTCTTAAACTTGAAATAACAGGGCATGGACCTATTCAGTCTACACTGCTACTGTGTTAAATGTTTGTTCAATCTCTGAAGGAATCTAGAAGATTGAGTGGTTTATTTACCATCTGAGCTATGCGTTGAATACTTTTTGCATTGGTTCTGTGTTCAATCTACATTGttactttgtaaaatatttattcaatCTACATTGCTATCGTGTAAAATGTTTGTCCAATCTCTGAAGTGTTCACAACCAAGAGGGTAACTTGAATTGCTATCATAGGAGCTTCAATACTTTTTGCATTGGTTCTGTGTCTTTGTGTGTTTAGATGTGTGAAAGGACAGGTGTATATAAGGCCTCTAGAGAAAAACCTAAATACAGTAAATCATTGGCACAGCAGAATTCTCCAATGGAGAAAGGTATGTCTTTTATTGTCCATTCATCTTTTTCAAACTTGTTAAAATTTCCTTATCTCTTTCATTTTGGTCTACTTGAAAATTGTCTTATTAAATATCGTTAGCTGCACCAAGAAGGGGGAGTTGCAAAACCACCAGATGGTTATGTTGAAGACAATGGAAGAACAGATGTATTTCCAAAGCTTCAGAATGCACAGGAGGTAGATGTGAAAACAACACCTGCAGTATCACTGCCCAAGATGTATCACGATTCAGACATGAGCAGCATGGATATGGAATTCTTGCCAACACCACCTCctccatttttttccttttgagaagGTCTTTTGGGAACCGATGGTACCTTTCAATGTAATTACAAGTAGATATCCCTTCTAAGAGTCCGAATGTAATTTCTGCAAAAGCTTTCACTGTTGCGTTGCTTCAACAGCATACAAATAGCATTTCACATGAGCTAACTGATGGAAAGGTAAGATTCTTTTAGCTTAATAAGAACTAATTACCAGGATGACAATGTGGCTGTTTGATTGTGTGGCTTCTACTTCAGAAACAGTctcatgttgttgttgttgttgttttttttttttgtttttttttcatctttgtcATCCTCATTAGGAAAATTAGTTTTGAAGTCTTAATCACATTTACCTCCAAGTGTGAAAATAAAGTACATTCACTATTTCCCCAAAACAATAATGATGAGTGCAGATGAAACTGATCAACAAAGTTGCTCATCTCAGAATTCAATGTTCACAGAACCATCTTCTCAGCTGTTCAAAGATGATTTACCTGTCAAACCTGTACATGAATCAACAGtgtttcagatttttcaaaagtACAGACATGAACTTGTTCATTGGGCACAGAAGAAAAAACCACTTCAGGCGGAGAGCAAACTGATGCTGACAAAATGATGTCTAGTATGGGATCTCATCATGAAGACTCAGCATGCAAGAATTCACCTGCGATGCACATCACTGCATCAGACAGCAATGATGCTGAAAGGAATAAGACAGGTGGCAATGAACCAATCAGATTTATGGATGACTGAACCAGCTGAGTCAGCTGAACATGATTTAGATATGGAAGACAATCCCATCACAGATATCTCAAGGCAAATGCGGTATGACACCAAGGGGTTCAAAAAGAACCAGAGTTCATCTTCCAAGCTTTCTTTGGCCCCATTGGACAGGTAAGAGTATTCAGACACTttacaaaatttctttttgaaatgatcTAAGGTAATGAGAAACTGATAATCGTGAAGTTAAATACTTATCTGCTTAAATGGCTTCAAgtgaaaatgaagaaatatcacaaaatttACTACATAATCTGTGATGATATAATCTTTGACACAGCATGTTAACTTTGAGGTTCAGTTTAGTGCACATGTTTTGTTTACTTGATGCGGGGTAGTTGATACAAGGACACTGGTGAAAGGAAAAGAAGCTGGGGAGGGCTTAAATTAAACATTTGGCATTAAGTTAAACATTTGTCATTAAGTTAAACATTAAGAAGCTGGTGAAAGGACACTACCTAGTAGTTTCACTTTCAGATAAAGCTTCTACACTTGGCATTAAGTTAAACATTTGTCCCTCAAGATTAGATCATGTAAGAACTGTAAAACGAAAAGTTCCCATATTGAAGCTCAAATGACAATGCCCCTCACAATCTTCAACAGGGAGGGCTTAAATTCTGATAATGTACCAATTGGGAGCAAGCTGATTGAGAATTTACTGCCACATGACAAAGTAAAAAAAGGTGAATTTGTTTTGCTTGGAAGTGAAAAGAATGTTAAAGACCAtcatactaaatatttttttagttggatgagaattttaacaaatccacggTTAGATTAGATGCTCTTCTTATATTCtacatgcttacaaaatttcaagattataTGAGATCGATAACTATGTCATCGATcatttgtttaaatttcaagtttttgtacttGA contains:
- the LOC126726141 gene encoding NAC domain-containing protein 60-like isoform X1: MFCRTEMDFSPSPRSNVVGFKFDPRDHELLSYFLYKKVNGQSLDLYCGFISDFDLYGAHQPDQIWDLFGGSFLREDEDLYFFTTLNFKGKGKAKGSRGSRICRTISSGGTWSNEGSKVIYDAHSSLPIGLKRWFHYENAQSPQNGCWIMHEFTLDVEGSSLRLPSSDQAVVASSVLCRLRRNDQAKTASRKRKVQPQPLPQQDCPRKKQRAAEHATTTDASDDTLLPLIIPVSNQHSVIHIDAIASPAAATASEQTLPPMVTISDPVSESEFGPDIFNTNFEDEDFCSDDLDQFLTEFLGDLTDCDDTPLL
- the LOC126726141 gene encoding NAC domain-containing protein 89-like isoform X2, with product MDFSPSPRSNVVGFKFDPRDHELLSYFLYKKVNGQSLDLYCGFISDFDLYGAHQPDQIWDLFGGSFLREDEDLYFFTTLNFKGKGKAKGSRGSRICRTISSGGTWSNEGSKVIYDAHSSLPIGLKRWFHYENAQSPQNGCWIMHEFTLDVEGSSLRLPSSDQAVVASSVLCRLRRNDQAKTASRKRKVQPQPLPQQDCPRKKQRAAEHATTTDASDDTLLPLIIPVSNQHSVIHIDAIASPAAATASEQTLPPMVTISDPVSESEFGPDIFNTNFEDEDFCSDDLDQFLTEFLGDLTDCDDTPLL